In one Stigmatella erecta genomic region, the following are encoded:
- a CDS encoding transposase, which translates to MLEGFSLHANTHANDRQGLERLCRYGARGALALERLARMEDGRIAYRMKRPLPDGTAHLLFTGLELLRRVASLVPPPWANLTRFFHGVFAPGAQLRPLNASENPPAGEDATSGDNAGK; encoded by the coding sequence TTGCTGGAAGGCTTCTCCCTTCATGCCAATACGCACGCCAACGACAGGCAGGGGCTGGAGCGGCTGTGCCGCTATGGGGCGCGTGGCGCGCTGGCGCTGGAGCGCCTGGCGCGAATGGAGGATGGCCGCATCGCCTATCGCATGAAGCGCCCGCTGCCGGATGGCACCGCGCACCTGCTCTTCACCGGGCTGGAACTGTTACGGCGTGTAGCGTCCCTGGTACCTCCGCCTTGGGCAAACCTCACGAGGTTCTTCCACGGCGTCTTTGCTCCAGGCGCGCAACTGCGGCCATTGAATGCTTCCGAAAACCCGCCTGCTGGCGAAGACGCGACCAGCGGGGACAACGCAGGCAAATGA
- a CDS encoding NAD(P)-dependent oxidoreductase, which translates to MLTGQRRLNMAPSSPTKIGVIGSGLMGSALARAFASAGHEVAVWNRTPSKAKAVGGGTVAVENLLEALSGRELVVVSLSNYAAWSELFSSAGVASALAGTTLVQLTSGSPGDAREALEWAKSNGVDYLDAAILAYPSFVATDAATVFYAGPRPVFDRHLGTLQAIAKNSIYVDEKIGSAAALDCAILEAYYGGSLAFLHAAAMCEAEGLDPKTFFAHKNSFLGLISVTADAAQSMIERNDFSGGQCSLNTHVAALEHIVRLSKDARMSARFPKELLDNYKRAVSAGLGNKELPAVFRTLTQD; encoded by the coding sequence GTGCTAACTGGACAAAGGAGATTGAACATGGCGCCCAGTAGTCCCACGAAAATCGGGGTGATCGGCAGTGGCCTCATGGGAAGTGCACTGGCACGAGCCTTTGCCTCGGCGGGTCACGAGGTTGCTGTTTGGAATAGGACTCCAAGCAAAGCCAAAGCGGTAGGCGGTGGCACTGTCGCGGTTGAGAACCTGCTCGAGGCCTTGTCGGGACGGGAGCTCGTCGTCGTCTCTCTGTCCAACTATGCCGCTTGGTCCGAACTGTTCTCTTCAGCGGGCGTTGCGTCGGCACTGGCTGGAACCACTCTCGTTCAGCTCACCAGCGGCTCACCCGGGGACGCTCGCGAGGCCCTGGAGTGGGCGAAGTCAAACGGCGTGGACTACTTGGACGCCGCGATCCTTGCCTACCCGAGCTTTGTAGCCACTGATGCCGCCACGGTGTTCTACGCCGGGCCGCGCCCGGTCTTCGACCGGCACCTAGGAACCCTCCAAGCGATAGCCAAGAATTCGATCTACGTCGACGAAAAGATCGGCTCCGCCGCGGCGCTCGACTGCGCGATTCTCGAGGCCTACTACGGCGGTTCTCTGGCATTCCTCCATGCCGCAGCGATGTGCGAGGCTGAAGGTCTTGACCCGAAAACATTTTTCGCCCACAAGAACTCTTTCCTTGGCTTGATTTCCGTCACCGCAGACGCCGCGCAGAGCATGATCGAACGCAACGATTTTTCCGGCGGCCAGTGCAGTCTCAATACCCACGTCGCGGCGCTCGAGCACATCGTCCGGCTCAGCAAAGACGCCCGCATGAGCGCACGGTTCCCGAAAGAGTTGCTCGACAACTACAAGCGGGCGGTCAGCGCAGGCTTGGGTAACAAGGAATTGCCAGCGGTGTTCCGGACCCTTACGCAGGACTGA
- a CDS encoding amidohydrolase yields MIRKVLIAFVTISSISAAQAQATQDDPGADLIVVNAKIFTGNRAQPEASGLAVKKGRIYSVGSDAEILSLKNSKTQIIDAHNRRIIPGIVDAHTHVLNDLAYNYNVRWDGVPTLRRALTMLSEQAARTPEGQWVKVIGGWSPFQFKENRFPTLDELRKAVPNRPMIVQYAYNRAFLNKRAMEALGVGTDRFPKLPDIEIEKDGRGNPTGVVHGYTWLFLALETMVPQPTFDEQVSSMIYSVHGLNRFGVTSIIDNGGRWPYPEAQARVDVLARDNRLNVRMPFVDLQLGNGGPVNMVDLEVEAITKKAPISPGQNLHPALPHGHEYRGAGEVLSGEVHDHENFDRPAVIIDPEKMRRFVEQDVMKLVQRRIPFRMHISYNENISPFLDALEKMSESIPLDGLRWSLEHAETISPENIDRVKKLGGGIALDAKMALHGDAFIKTYSREKALETPRLRTLVDSGIPLAMTTDAFRAATFNPWVGISWMVSGKSVSGTEVLAKDNRLSRTEALQLFTRGGAWFMNADSEIGAIAPGNLADLAVLDRDYFDVPEDQIKSVTSVLTIMNGKVVFGAQDYRALSPQLPAILPAWSPVKFFGSYFGEK; encoded by the coding sequence ATGATCAGGAAAGTACTCATTGCGTTTGTAACGATTTCGTCGATCTCCGCGGCTCAGGCACAAGCGACGCAGGATGATCCTGGCGCTGATCTGATCGTCGTCAACGCAAAGATCTTCACTGGCAACCGTGCGCAGCCCGAAGCTTCGGGCTTGGCCGTCAAGAAGGGCCGCATCTATTCCGTCGGCTCTGATGCGGAAATTCTCAGCCTGAAAAACTCCAAGACCCAGATCATTGACGCGCACAACCGTCGGATCATCCCCGGCATCGTCGATGCACATACGCACGTCCTCAACGACCTGGCGTATAACTACAATGTGCGATGGGATGGCGTGCCGACGCTTCGTCGTGCGTTGACCATGCTGAGCGAACAGGCCGCACGCACTCCGGAAGGGCAATGGGTCAAAGTGATCGGAGGCTGGTCCCCCTTTCAATTCAAGGAGAACCGCTTTCCCACGCTGGATGAACTGCGCAAGGCGGTGCCCAACCGCCCCATGATCGTGCAATATGCCTATAACCGTGCCTTCTTGAACAAGCGGGCGATGGAGGCACTCGGCGTAGGCACCGATCGGTTCCCGAAGTTGCCGGACATCGAAATCGAGAAGGACGGCCGCGGCAACCCCACTGGTGTGGTCCACGGCTACACCTGGTTGTTTCTCGCCCTCGAAACCATGGTGCCACAGCCCACGTTCGACGAACAAGTGAGTTCGATGATCTATAGTGTTCACGGCCTGAACCGGTTCGGCGTGACCTCAATCATCGATAATGGCGGCAGGTGGCCATACCCCGAGGCCCAGGCGAGGGTAGACGTGCTTGCACGAGACAACCGCCTCAACGTGCGCATGCCCTTCGTGGATTTGCAGCTCGGCAACGGCGGGCCCGTCAACATGGTGGATCTGGAAGTCGAGGCGATCACGAAAAAAGCGCCGATAAGCCCAGGACAAAACCTGCACCCCGCCTTGCCGCATGGCCATGAATATCGAGGCGCCGGGGAGGTTTTGTCCGGAGAAGTGCACGATCATGAAAACTTCGATCGTCCGGCGGTGATCATCGATCCCGAAAAGATGCGGCGCTTCGTCGAGCAGGATGTGATGAAGCTGGTCCAGCGACGCATCCCGTTCCGCATGCACATCAGCTATAACGAGAACATCTCCCCATTTCTCGACGCCCTGGAGAAGATGAGCGAGAGCATCCCGCTAGATGGCCTGCGATGGAGCTTGGAACACGCTGAAACGATCAGTCCGGAGAATATCGATCGAGTGAAAAAGCTGGGCGGCGGCATCGCTCTGGACGCTAAAATGGCGTTGCACGGCGATGCTTTCATCAAGACGTATAGTCGCGAAAAGGCTTTGGAGACACCGCGCCTGCGCACACTCGTGGATAGCGGTATTCCTTTGGCCATGACCACGGACGCATTCCGGGCAGCCACGTTTAACCCATGGGTCGGCATAAGCTGGATGGTTTCCGGCAAGTCTGTGTCCGGAACCGAGGTTCTCGCCAAGGACAACCGTCTTTCGCGCACCGAGGCGCTTCAATTGTTCACCAGAGGGGGGGCATGGTTCATGAATGCAGATTCCGAAATCGGCGCAATCGCCCCCGGAAACCTAGCGGACCTTGCTGTGCTCGACAGGGACTATTTCGACGTACCTGAGGATCAGATCAAGTCCGTAACCTCCGTTCTGACCATCATGAACGGTAAGGTAGTGTTCGGTGCGCAGGACTATCGCGCTCTGTCGCCTCAACTGCCTGCGATCCTTCCGGCTTGGTCGCCCGTTAAATTCTTTGGCAGCTATTTCGGAGAAAAGTGA
- a CDS encoding NADPH-dependent F420 reductase yields MRIAVFGTGEVGSAVAAKLKTLGHHVVFGSRHPGDPRDGIPVLSHEDAALHGDWIFNALHGEHALETLAALPMEGKLLIDTGNRQSAIDGPLTETLGEALQRALPNTRVVKAMNFPSAQLMGAPEKLGATHSIFVAANDAGARAEVIALLESFGWKDILDLGDLTACRAMEQLAPMWIRLHEKFGHVYFNLAVVRRPEQM; encoded by the coding sequence ATGCGTATCGCCGTTTTCGGAACCGGTGAGGTCGGCTCCGCCGTCGCCGCCAAGCTCAAAACTCTCGGTCACCACGTGGTCTTCGGCTCCCGCCATCCCGGCGACCCTCGGGACGGCATCCCCGTCCTCAGCCACGAAGATGCCGCCCTCCACGGCGACTGGATCTTCAACGCCCTCCACGGTGAGCACGCGCTGGAAACGCTCGCCGCACTCCCCATGGAGGGAAAACTCCTCATCGACACCGGCAATCGCCAGTCCGCCATCGACGGCCCCCTCACCGAAACCCTGGGCGAAGCGCTGCAGCGCGCCCTGCCCAATACACGCGTCGTCAAGGCCATGAACTTTCCGAGCGCCCAGCTGATGGGCGCCCCCGAAAAGCTCGGCGCAACCCACTCCATCTTCGTCGCCGCCAACGACGCTGGCGCCCGCGCCGAAGTCATCGCCCTGCTCGAAAGCTTTGGCTGGAAGGATATCCTTGACCTTGGCGATCTCACCGCCTGCCGCGCCATGGAGCAGCTGGCGCCGATGTGGATCCGGCTGCACGAAAAGTTTGGCCACGTGTACTTCAACCTGGCTGTGGTCCGCAGGCCGGAACAGATGTAG
- a CDS encoding M23 family metallopeptidase: MLGIIATTLVGVLPAQADDAAMIQPASGRISYVVGGCPSDPRPTHTGIDIAGSAGTPIVAAYDGVVTTRVVNFGTTGYGNHVIITHASGYTTLYAHMQQAPAVALSQTVTKGQTVGLIGNTGNSFGAHLHFELKRNGANIANQGYACGQTVTRGYPIPMDFPGLQSNTPKTIHETAVHGTSWKKMSTAQQISSRVFTAVNMGTGWGDILSSSGGYLVHSFVNGGRWITLNSGLALNATSMSAVNVGQASPQILAVEDGKLMHVWGDSNGWQKGWTGIHTTGKVSAVVMADNSIQAMINQGGTLYQVWAGGGAWHIGSTGRPVGDAFEAVYMGGSAPQVMTVLNGQLHQIWATSTEWVVMSTGIAIAPGATLSALNMGGGWPQVFTAEAGNLYQTAVMNGGWTRMATGTPASGPIDAVSLGGGQQPRVYTAD, encoded by the coding sequence ATGCTCGGGATCATCGCAACAACGCTCGTCGGCGTGTTGCCGGCCCAAGCCGACGATGCGGCGATGATCCAGCCTGCTTCGGGGAGGATCTCGTATGTCGTCGGCGGCTGCCCCTCTGACCCCAGGCCGACGCACACGGGGATCGACATCGCGGGCTCAGCGGGCACGCCCATCGTGGCCGCGTACGACGGGGTCGTCACCACGCGCGTCGTCAACTTTGGCACGACAGGCTATGGGAACCATGTGATCATCACACACGCGTCCGGCTATACGACGCTCTACGCGCACATGCAGCAAGCGCCGGCCGTCGCATTGAGCCAGACCGTGACGAAGGGCCAGACGGTCGGCCTCATTGGCAACACCGGGAACTCCTTCGGAGCGCACCTGCATTTCGAGCTCAAGCGGAACGGGGCGAACATCGCGAACCAGGGTTACGCGTGCGGCCAGACGGTGACGAGGGGGTACCCGATCCCCATGGACTTTCCCGGGCTCCAGTCCAACACGCCCAAGACGATCCACGAGACGGCAGTACATGGCACTTCGTGGAAGAAGATGTCCACGGCGCAGCAGATCTCGTCGAGGGTCTTCACGGCCGTGAACATGGGGACGGGATGGGGTGACATCCTCAGCAGTTCCGGCGGCTACCTCGTGCACTCGTTCGTGAACGGTGGACGGTGGATCACCCTCAACTCCGGGCTCGCCTTGAACGCCACGAGCATGTCCGCCGTGAACGTCGGGCAGGCGTCGCCGCAGATTCTCGCGGTGGAGGATGGCAAGCTCATGCACGTCTGGGGCGACTCGAACGGCTGGCAGAAGGGTTGGACGGGCATCCACACGACCGGCAAGGTCTCCGCTGTCGTGATGGCGGACAACTCGATCCAGGCGATGATCAACCAGGGTGGAACGCTGTACCAGGTGTGGGCCGGCGGCGGCGCCTGGCACATCGGGTCAACTGGACGGCCGGTCGGCGACGCGTTCGAGGCGGTGTACATGGGGGGCAGCGCACCCCAGGTGATGACCGTGCTGAACGGGCAGCTCCATCAAATCTGGGCCACGAGCACGGAGTGGGTGGTGATGTCGACGGGGATTGCGATTGCGCCCGGTGCGACCTTGAGTGCCCTGAACATGGGCGGAGGGTGGCCGCAGGTGTTCACGGCTGAAGCCGGGAACCTGTACCAGACCGCCGTCATGAATGGCGGCTGGACGAGGATGGCGACCGGCACTCCAGCCTCCGGGCCGATCGACGCCGTCTCCTTGGGTGGCGGTCAACAGCCCCGCGTGTACACTGCGGACTGA
- a CDS encoding response regulator transcription factor, whose translation MTLRIIIADDHPVARLGTRAVIEASGIGTVVGEASSVQALLQLLASQPCDVLVTDYSLPSSSQPDGFAQPDGFAMISMIHRYYPKLPMLVLMATTNDARLLTVRTAGGLGLVDKGLSIDELPTAIQTVYRGQPYLSRTEQEHVAAVGSEHIREGESHPLSAREVEVLRLLGTGMTVKQIALHLHRSTSTIDRQKHDAMQKLGLNSDAELFHYLSANKL comes from the coding sequence ATGACCTTGCGCATCATCATCGCCGACGATCATCCGGTGGCCCGGCTTGGTACCAGGGCTGTTATCGAAGCCAGCGGTATCGGCACCGTGGTCGGAGAGGCCAGCAGCGTCCAGGCCCTGTTGCAACTGCTGGCCAGCCAGCCCTGCGACGTGCTGGTCACCGACTATTCCTTGCCCAGTTCCTCGCAGCCCGACGGCTTCGCGCAGCCCGACGGCTTCGCGATGATTAGCATGATCCACCGCTACTATCCCAAGCTGCCGATGCTGGTGCTCATGGCCACCACCAACGACGCGCGCCTGCTCACGGTGAGAACCGCCGGGGGGCTCGGCCTGGTTGACAAGGGCTTGTCGATAGATGAACTGCCGACAGCGATCCAGACTGTGTACCGCGGCCAGCCCTATCTCAGCCGCACGGAGCAAGAACACGTCGCTGCGGTCGGCAGCGAGCACATCCGCGAGGGCGAGAGCCACCCGCTGTCGGCGCGCGAAGTGGAAGTGCTGCGCCTGCTCGGCACCGGCATGACGGTCAAACAGATCGCCCTACATTTGCATAGGAGCACGTCAACCATCGACCGGCAGAAACACGATGCGATGCAGAAGCTGGGCTTGAATAGCGACGCGGAACTGTTTCATTACCTGAGCGCCAACAAGCTCTGA
- a CDS encoding rubredoxin — translation MAMQRYQCLPCGHIYDPAEGDPASGIPPGTAFELLPDTWSCPDCGAIKADFEPIND, via the coding sequence ATGGCCATGCAGCGGTACCAGTGTCTTCCGTGTGGCCACATCTACGATCCCGCGGAGGGAGATCCCGCGTCAGGAATCCCGCCTGGGACCGCGTTCGAGCTTCTGCCCGACACCTGGAGCTGCCCGGACTGCGGTGCCATCAAGGCCGACTTCGAGCCCATCAACGATTAG
- a CDS encoding DUF2283 domain-containing protein, which translates to MDSKKKLGRFELRVSKDDQDVAYLRLPSHPGETCKMSKSLRLTELMGSYTGPDVVLDFDQDGVLVGIEILA; encoded by the coding sequence ATGGATTCCAAGAAGAAGCTCGGGCGCTTCGAGCTGCGAGTCTCCAAAGACGATCAGGACGTGGCCTATTTGCGTCTCCCAAGTCACCCCGGTGAAACCTGCAAGATGTCGAAGTCGCTCAGGCTGACCGAACTCATGGGCTCCTACACGGGCCCTGATGTGGTGCTCGACTTCGACCAGGATGGAGTCTTGGTCGGAATCGAGATCCTGGCGTGA
- the gcvH gene encoding glycine cleavage system protein GcvH, which produces MAAELPKDVKYTKEHEWARHQGKTIVVGLTDHAQKQLGDVVYVELPQVGDTFEAGEPFGSVESVKAVSEVFAPVSGKIVKVNDSLVDSPELVNEEPYVDGWLIEIEFSSASQWDELLDSSAYAGLIREEAEG; this is translated from the coding sequence ATGGCCGCCGAACTTCCCAAGGATGTGAAGTACACCAAGGAGCACGAGTGGGCCCGCCATCAGGGCAAAACCATCGTGGTGGGCCTCACGGACCATGCGCAGAAGCAGCTCGGTGACGTGGTGTACGTCGAGCTGCCCCAGGTGGGCGATACCTTCGAGGCCGGCGAGCCGTTTGGCTCCGTCGAGTCCGTCAAGGCGGTCTCAGAGGTGTTCGCCCCCGTGAGTGGCAAGATCGTGAAGGTCAACGACAGCCTGGTCGACTCACCGGAGCTCGTGAATGAGGAACCCTATGTGGATGGGTGGCTCATCGAAATCGAGTTTTCCTCTGCCTCGCAATGGGATGAACTCCTCGATTCCTCGGCCTATGCCGGGCTCATCCGGGAGGAAGCGGAAGGGTAA
- a CDS encoding RCC1-like domain-containing protein, whose amino-acid sequence MWAWGGNSEGQLGHGPPADALVPKLSLLLP is encoded by the coding sequence GTGTGGGCCTGGGGCGGCAACTCCGAGGGCCAGCTCGGCCATGGTCCCCCCGCGGATGCGCTCGTTCCCAAACTCTCCCTGCTGTTGCCTTGA
- a CDS encoding RICIN domain-containing protein: MKILTEEAREEGMNLVLMDGRRTHRPSSMRDSLPIASSEPFDACLLDRKMRGCLRLEPAARNNGAKIWQWPLAFSIQQQWYIGFAPNTNTPSYIIRNNLTFRYIDVEFNGTGNGEYIHQWEFVPGVQSQLWRFERVN; this comes from the coding sequence ATGAAGATCCTCACCGAAGAGGCTCGCGAGGAAGGTATGAACCTGGTGCTCATGGATGGCCGAAGAACTCACCGGCCAAGTAGTATGCGCGATAGCCTACCCATCGCATCAAGCGAGCCATTCGACGCTTGCCTGCTCGACCGCAAGATGAGGGGATGCCTCAGGCTTGAACCAGCAGCACGCAACAATGGCGCGAAGATCTGGCAGTGGCCTCTCGCCTTCTCGATCCAGCAACAGTGGTACATCGGATTCGCCCCCAACACCAACACACCGTCCTATATCATCAGGAATAATCTCACCTTCAGATATATCGATGTCGAATTCAACGGGACGGGCAATGGTGAGTATATCCATCAATGGGAGTTCGTCCCGGGAGTTCAAAGCCAGTTGTGGAGGTTCGAGCGGGTCAACTAG
- a CDS encoding choice-of-anchor A family protein yields the protein MSKNYEKVWNAESGLRALCLILLAACGDVAQLASPAQADRHSPVKTAETCIEVNLGEYNLFLLEDYSGGHDVMGKVAAGGDIRLTDFAVGAGLTSHFTNTLVAGGDLALSRGGVWGDAWYGGSYSADQTVVFPRGVAAKGTPINFAEQGTKLKQLSAQLGGLAVNGTTKRESWGGLYLTGTDPTTNVFEVSASAFTGAKLLSIEAPAHSLVVVNIRGGSATFTGFGHAFSGGIDQQGVLFNFVDATRIDAHGYGFWGTVLAPFADFAFNDGSWDGGIYAKSLTGNAEGHINPLKDHDICL from the coding sequence ATGAGCAAGAATTACGAGAAGGTCTGGAATGCGGAAAGTGGTCTGAGGGCGTTGTGCCTGATCCTGCTGGCGGCATGCGGAGACGTGGCGCAGCTCGCCTCTCCGGCTCAGGCCGATCGGCACTCGCCGGTGAAGACGGCGGAGACCTGCATCGAGGTGAACCTGGGCGAGTACAACCTGTTCCTGCTGGAGGACTACAGCGGAGGCCACGATGTGATGGGGAAGGTGGCGGCAGGAGGAGACATCCGCCTGACGGACTTCGCGGTAGGAGCAGGCTTGACCAGCCACTTCACCAACACGCTGGTGGCGGGGGGAGACCTTGCGCTGTCGCGAGGCGGGGTGTGGGGAGACGCGTGGTACGGGGGCAGCTACAGCGCGGACCAGACGGTGGTGTTCCCGAGGGGGGTGGCGGCGAAGGGAACGCCGATCAACTTCGCCGAGCAAGGGACGAAGCTGAAGCAGCTCTCCGCGCAGCTGGGGGGGCTGGCGGTGAATGGCACCACGAAGCGGGAGAGCTGGGGAGGCCTCTACCTGACGGGGACGGACCCCACGACGAACGTATTCGAGGTGAGCGCGAGCGCCTTCACGGGCGCCAAGCTGCTGTCCATCGAGGCGCCGGCCCACTCGCTGGTGGTGGTGAACATCCGGGGAGGCTCGGCCACGTTCACGGGGTTCGGCCACGCGTTCAGCGGCGGCATTGACCAGCAGGGCGTGCTCTTCAACTTCGTGGATGCGACCCGCATCGACGCTCATGGGTACGGCTTCTGGGGCACGGTGCTGGCGCCCTTCGCTGACTTCGCCTTCAACGATGGCAGCTGGGATGGTGGCATCTACGCCAAGTCCCTGACGGGCAATGCCGAGGGCCACATCAACCCTCTGAAGGACCACGACATCTGCCTGTAG
- a CDS encoding IS4 family transposase — translation MSSSAIHEHQVHTFLASLFGEDLHAKRVLSLSLATLGVIHAASLSVYAIGQAVALARGTQGKHGVKQVDRLLSNTGIVVWKLLALWVPYVLGQRTEALVALDWTDFEPDDQTTLVASLITKHGRPTPLVWMTVQKSALKGLRNEVEDAVVLRLRELIPAEVKVTVLADRGFADQKLYALLQQVGFDYVIRFRQCITVTDAQGERRTAAEWVPKAGRLRKLSQARVTADRTQVGAVVCVKKKGMKEPWCLATSLEQASAAEVVTLYSRRFSIEEGFRDLKDLRFGMGLSWVRIAEPERRDRLLLLSALACALLTLLGAAGESLGMERYLKANTVKRRTYSLFRQGCMYYQAIPNMPEHRLRPLVERFAQLVCEHPVFRECFGLL, via the coding sequence GTGAGTTCTTCGGCCATCCATGAGCACCAGGTTCATACCTTCCTCGCGAGCCTCTTCGGTGAGGATCTTCATGCCAAGCGCGTGCTGTCGCTGTCGTTGGCCACGCTGGGCGTCATCCACGCGGCCAGTTTGTCGGTGTACGCCATCGGCCAAGCGGTAGCCCTGGCACGAGGTACGCAGGGCAAGCACGGGGTGAAGCAGGTAGACCGACTGCTGTCCAACACGGGCATCGTGGTGTGGAAGCTGTTGGCCCTGTGGGTGCCGTACGTGCTGGGGCAACGCACCGAGGCGCTGGTAGCGCTGGACTGGACCGACTTCGAGCCAGACGACCAAACCACCCTGGTGGCTTCGCTGATAACGAAGCATGGACGGCCCACGCCCTTGGTGTGGATGACGGTGCAGAAGTCGGCCCTCAAAGGCCTGCGCAACGAGGTGGAGGATGCGGTGGTGCTCCGGCTGCGGGAGCTCATCCCTGCCGAGGTGAAGGTGACAGTGCTGGCCGACCGTGGCTTCGCCGACCAGAAACTCTACGCCCTGCTGCAGCAGGTGGGCTTTGACTACGTGATTCGCTTCCGCCAGTGCATCACCGTCACGGATGCGCAGGGGGAGCGCCGCACGGCGGCAGAGTGGGTACCCAAGGCAGGCCGCCTGCGCAAACTGTCCCAAGCGCGGGTCACCGCAGACAGGACGCAGGTAGGCGCGGTGGTGTGCGTGAAGAAGAAGGGAATGAAGGAGCCGTGGTGTCTGGCCACCAGCCTGGAGCAGGCCTCGGCCGCCGAAGTGGTGACACTCTACAGCCGCCGCTTCTCTATCGAAGAGGGATTCCGAGACCTCAAGGACTTGAGGTTCGGCATGGGCTTGTCTTGGGTCCGTATTGCCGAGCCGGAGCGCAGAGACAGACTGCTACTGCTCAGTGCCTTGGCCTGTGCGCTGCTGACGCTGCTGGGCGCCGCAGGCGAAAGCCTGGGCATGGAGCGTTACCTCAAGGCCAACACCGTCAAGCGTCGCACCTACTCGCTCTTCCGCCAGGGCTGCATGTATTACCAGGCCATCCCCAACATGCCAGAGCACCGCCTGCGCCCTCTGGTGGAGCGTTTCGCTCAGCTCGTCTGCGAGCACCCCGTCTTCCGCGAGTGCTTCGGACTTTTATGA
- a CDS encoding RICIN domain-containing protein, protein MKQSKLMKLMALCASVLFGAIFGFASDAHADIQNDPNAIYKIVNVNSGKVLDVVRNSTEASYRLHQWEYLGLPSQHWRLWAIGNNYYYITNQNSGMALEP, encoded by the coding sequence ATGAAGCAGTCGAAACTGATGAAGTTGATGGCATTGTGCGCTTCGGTGCTCTTCGGTGCCATCTTTGGATTTGCCTCGGATGCGCATGCGGACATTCAGAATGATCCGAACGCCATCTACAAGATTGTGAATGTCAACAGCGGAAAGGTCCTGGACGTCGTGCGTAACTCCACGGAGGCAAGCTACAGGCTTCATCAATGGGAGTATCTGGGCTTGCCGAGCCAGCACTGGAGGCTTTGGGCAATCGGCAATAACTACTATTATATCACGAATCAAAACAGCGGCATGGCGCTTGAACCCTGA
- a CDS encoding DUF3060 domain-containing protein — MSKRIRSAAVAFTVCFAMAAGAQDSVQIGKDGNIKVNSGGSKVDVRGGNVKVESEGTRTTAEMKQDDDGKEDSDDDSDPEIDITGAGRKETLACHGTTEVSISGSSNELTFTGACKRVDVTGSSNKVTLDSVEQIDVTGTGNTVTWKKAAGGRKKPKVSATGTDNRVSQR; from the coding sequence ATGTCGAAGCGCATTCGTTCCGCGGCCGTAGCGTTCACCGTCTGCTTCGCGATGGCGGCAGGCGCGCAAGACTCCGTCCAGATCGGCAAGGACGGGAACATCAAGGTCAACTCGGGTGGCAGCAAGGTGGACGTTCGGGGCGGCAACGTGAAGGTCGAGAGCGAAGGCACCCGCACCACGGCCGAGATGAAGCAGGACGACGACGGCAAAGAAGACTCCGATGACGATTCCGACCCGGAGATCGACATCACCGGCGCGGGCCGCAAGGAAACACTCGCGTGCCATGGCACCACCGAGGTGTCGATCAGCGGCTCCTCGAACGAGCTGACGTTCACGGGAGCGTGCAAGCGCGTCGATGTGACGGGCAGCTCGAACAAGGTCACGCTGGATTCCGTCGAGCAGATCGACGTCACGGGCACAGGCAATACCGTGACCTGGAAGAAGGCCGCGGGCGGACGGAAGAAGCCCAAGGTGAGCGCCACGGGCACCGACAACAGGGTGTCCCAGCGGTAG